A single window of Psychromonas ingrahamii 37 DNA harbors:
- a CDS encoding ABC transporter ATP-binding protein, translating into MHALKIQNVEKTYGKVNVLKGIDIEIEPGQFLILVGPSGCGKSTLLNMIAGLEEVTKGNIFIGDRDVTHLDPKDRDIAMVFQSYALYPNMTVRQNISFGLEIRKTEKSEQQVIVDKVSKLLQIEPLLDRKPKQLSGGQRQRVAMGRALARDPSIFLFDEPLSNLDAKLRVEMRSEIKELHQRVGTTIVYVTHDQIEAMTLGDVIAVMKDGEIQQMGSPQEIYDNPRNQFVAGFMGSPSMNFIPCQIEKVNGVMQVGLESAGAQHQMIIKQTIPGLESYAGKKVVLGIRPEQITQQGEDKLDSAMLDCAVEIIEPTGPDTQITARINGVRTICRIHPTAECRLDKLMPLMLDMSKVVFFDPDTQMRIY; encoded by the coding sequence ATGCACGCTTTAAAAATACAAAATGTTGAAAAAACCTATGGCAAAGTGAATGTACTAAAGGGCATAGATATAGAAATAGAACCCGGTCAGTTTTTAATTTTAGTTGGGCCTTCGGGCTGTGGTAAATCGACCCTGTTAAATATGATTGCAGGTTTAGAAGAAGTAACTAAGGGTAACATTTTCATTGGTGATCGGGATGTCACGCATTTAGATCCAAAAGATCGTGATATTGCGATGGTATTTCAATCCTATGCGCTCTATCCGAATATGACGGTTCGCCAGAATATTTCCTTTGGTTTGGAAATACGCAAAACAGAAAAATCTGAGCAACAAGTCATTGTTGATAAAGTGTCGAAATTACTGCAAATCGAACCTTTGCTTGATCGCAAACCAAAGCAGCTATCGGGTGGACAACGCCAGCGTGTTGCCATGGGACGAGCCTTAGCCCGTGACCCTTCGATCTTCTTGTTTGATGAACCCTTATCAAATCTTGATGCTAAGTTACGTGTTGAGATGCGCAGTGAAATCAAAGAGTTGCATCAACGTGTTGGAACAACCATAGTATATGTGACTCATGATCAGATTGAAGCCATGACCTTAGGTGATGTGATCGCGGTAATGAAAGACGGTGAAATACAACAAATGGGATCACCACAGGAAATCTATGACAATCCACGCAATCAGTTTGTTGCCGGTTTTATGGGCAGCCCTTCAATGAACTTTATTCCTTGCCAGATTGAAAAAGTGAACGGTGTTATGCAGGTAGGATTGGAAAGTGCTGGCGCGCAGCATCAAATGATCATTAAACAAACTATCCCGGGGCTGGAGAGTTATGCAGGCAAAAAAGTGGTTCTTGGTATTCGCCCGGAACAAATCACTCAGCAGGGAGAAGATAAACTTGATAGCGCTATGCTTGATTGCGCCGTTGAAATTATTGAACCGACTGGGCCAGATACGCAGATTACAGCGCGCATCAATGGAGTAAGAACAATTTGCCGTATTCACCCAACTGCCGAATGTAGGTTAGATAAATTGATGCCGTTGATGCTGGATATGTCAAAAGTGGTATTTTTTGATCCCGATACGCAGATGCGTATTTACTAA